A single window of Rhodococcus jostii RHA1 DNA harbors:
- a CDS encoding TetR/AcrR family transcriptional regulator → MADKREQVLDAAIELLGTKGVRALTHRGVDELVGMPQGSTSNYFRSRGALLEGIVTRLVERDREDWQKFAHLRPDSRDALVEALVAFVSFSTGPDRVRTSARYALFVEASVTPGLDAKIGSARRVLVEWGADMLELVGSRNPASDAVVITDYLDGVILHQLTVPDLDFDPTAGITAVLGALT, encoded by the coding sequence ATGGCAGACAAACGGGAGCAGGTGCTCGACGCCGCCATCGAGCTGCTCGGCACGAAAGGCGTCCGGGCTCTCACCCATCGGGGTGTCGACGAGCTGGTCGGAATGCCGCAGGGGTCGACGTCCAACTACTTCCGTAGCCGGGGCGCGCTGCTCGAGGGGATCGTCACACGGCTCGTCGAACGTGACCGGGAGGACTGGCAGAAGTTCGCGCACCTCCGGCCCGACAGCAGAGACGCACTGGTCGAGGCGCTGGTTGCCTTCGTGAGTTTCTCCACTGGTCCGGACCGCGTGCGCACGAGTGCCCGCTACGCGCTCTTCGTCGAGGCGTCCGTGACACCGGGCTTGGACGCGAAGATCGGGTCGGCGCGCCGAGTGCTCGTAGAATGGGGCGCGGACATGCTGGAACTCGTGGGATCGAGGAACCCGGCTTCCGACGCAGTGGTGATCACCGACTACCTGGACGGTGTAATCCTTCATCAACTCACCGTCCCGGATCTCGATTTCGATCCGACTGCGGGAATTACAGCGGTGCTCGGCGCGCTCACTTAA
- the gltB gene encoding glutamate synthase large subunit, which yields MKQLPGPQGLYHPSNEHDSCGVAFVVDMKGRRSRDIVEKAITALVNLEHRGAAGSEPNTGDGAGILLQVPDKFFRAVVDFPLPAEGTYATGIAFLPQSKADAQRAADAVEKIVESEGLKVLGWREVATDDSSLGALARDAMPTFRQIFIGSENDALTGLDLERRAYVVRKRTEHELGSEGAGKDGPGRETVYFPSLSSQTFVYKGMLTTPQLKGFYLDLQDERLESALGLVHSRFSTNTFPSWPLAHPFRRVAHNGEINTVTGNENWMRAREALIDSDIFGGSGEVGPGKDRRSQLEKIFPVCTNGASDTARFDEVLEMLHLGGRSLPHAVLMMIPEAWERHESMDPARRAFYQYHSSLMEPWDGPASVCFTDGTVIGAVLDRNGLRPSRLWVTDDGLVVMASEVGVLPIDPATVVKKIRLQPGRMFLVDTAEGRIISDDEIKSELAAEHPYQEWLDQGLTHMDDLPDRPYTYMSHERVVLRQLMFGYTNEEVNLLVKPMALSGAEALGSMGTDTPIAVLSSRSRMLFDYFSQLFAQVTNPPLDAIREEVVTSLGGTIGPEHDLLHPTAESCRQIFLPQPILHNDDLSKLIHVNDDGEFPNFRSVIVRGLYPVAEGGAGLRKALDDVRYQVSEAIAGGARLVVLSDRESNETYAPIPSLLLTSAVHHHLVREKTRTKVGLIVEAGDAREVHHMALLIGFGAAAVNPYMAFETVDEAVQNNELQGVSLDKAIQNYIKAAGKGVLKVMSKMGISTLASYTGAQLFQVIGLSQELVDEYFTGLQSSLGGIGLDQIAADVAVRHSNAYLDRPEERAHRELEVGGEYQWRREGEYHLFNPDTVFKLQHSTRTGQYEVFKEYTKLVDDQSERLAALRGLFEFKKGVREPVPLDEVEPATEIVKRFSTGAMSYGSISAEAHETLAIAMNRLGGRSNSGEGGESPARFTPDENGDWRRSAIKQVASGRFGVTSHYLTNCTDIQIKMAQGAKPGEGGQLPAHKVYPWVAEVRHSTPGVGLISPPPHHDIYSIEDLAQLIHDLKNANPQARIHVKLVSEVGVGTVAAGVSKAHADVVLISGHDGGTGATPLTSMKHAGAPWELGLAETQQTLLLNGLRDRIVVQVDGQLKTGRDVMVAALLGGEEFGFATAPLVVSGCIMMRVCHLDTCPVGVATQNPVLRKRFSGKPEFVENFFLFIAEEVRELLAELGFRTLDEAVGQVDVLDTTKALEHWKGSKAGNLDLSPILHETESAFMDQDLYCTGTQDHGLDKALDQQLIVQSRNALDKGQKVTFESPITNVNRTVGTMLGHEVTKAYGGEGLPDNTIDITFTGSAGNSFGAFVPKGMTLRLHGDANDFVGKGLSGGRLVVRPPLETAPGFIAEDNIIGGNVILFGATSGEALLRGVVGERFAVRNSGATAVVEGVGDHGCEYMTGGKVVILGATGRNFGAGMSGGVAYVYNPDKVFEDNLNTELVDLEDLTGDDFTWLKSAIERHRDETGSEVAARILSDWSQQVNHFAKVMPRDYKKVLLAIEAAKKDGKNVDEAVMEAARG from the coding sequence ATGAAGCAACTTCCAGGCCCCCAGGGGCTGTATCACCCGTCGAACGAGCACGATTCCTGTGGTGTCGCGTTCGTCGTGGACATGAAGGGCCGCCGCAGCAGGGACATCGTCGAGAAGGCGATCACCGCGCTGGTGAACCTCGAGCACCGTGGTGCCGCGGGCTCCGAACCCAACACGGGTGACGGCGCCGGCATCCTCCTCCAGGTCCCGGACAAGTTCTTCCGCGCCGTGGTCGACTTTCCGCTGCCCGCGGAAGGCACGTACGCCACCGGCATCGCGTTCCTGCCGCAGAGCAAGGCCGACGCGCAGCGCGCAGCCGACGCCGTCGAGAAGATCGTCGAGAGCGAGGGCCTGAAGGTCCTCGGCTGGCGTGAGGTCGCCACCGACGACTCGTCGCTCGGCGCACTGGCCCGCGACGCCATGCCGACGTTCCGGCAGATCTTCATCGGCAGCGAGAACGACGCCCTCACCGGACTCGACCTCGAGCGTCGCGCCTACGTGGTCCGTAAGCGCACCGAGCACGAGCTGGGCAGCGAAGGCGCCGGCAAGGACGGCCCCGGTCGCGAGACCGTGTACTTCCCCAGCCTGTCGAGCCAGACGTTCGTCTACAAGGGCATGCTGACCACCCCGCAGCTCAAGGGTTTCTACCTGGACCTGCAGGACGAGCGGCTCGAGTCGGCCCTCGGCCTCGTGCACTCGCGCTTCTCCACCAACACGTTCCCGTCGTGGCCGCTGGCCCACCCGTTCCGGCGCGTGGCCCACAACGGTGAGATCAACACCGTCACCGGCAACGAGAACTGGATGCGTGCCCGTGAGGCGCTCATCGACAGCGACATCTTCGGCGGGTCAGGAGAGGTTGGGCCCGGCAAGGATCGGCGCAGCCAGCTGGAGAAGATCTTCCCGGTCTGCACGAACGGCGCCAGCGACACCGCGCGGTTCGACGAGGTGCTCGAGATGCTGCACCTCGGTGGCCGCAGCCTGCCGCACGCCGTGCTGATGATGATCCCGGAAGCCTGGGAACGGCACGAGAGCATGGACCCCGCACGGCGGGCGTTCTACCAGTACCACTCGTCGCTCATGGAGCCGTGGGACGGACCGGCGTCGGTGTGCTTCACCGACGGCACCGTCATCGGCGCCGTCCTGGACCGCAACGGCCTGCGTCCCTCGCGCCTCTGGGTGACCGACGACGGCCTCGTCGTCATGGCCTCCGAGGTCGGCGTCCTGCCGATCGACCCCGCCACCGTCGTGAAGAAGATCCGGCTGCAGCCCGGCCGCATGTTCCTCGTCGACACGGCCGAGGGCCGCATCATCAGCGACGACGAGATCAAGTCGGAACTGGCCGCCGAGCACCCCTACCAGGAGTGGCTCGACCAGGGTCTGACCCACATGGACGACCTGCCGGACCGCCCGTACACCTACATGTCGCACGAACGCGTCGTGCTGCGTCAGCTGATGTTCGGGTACACCAACGAAGAGGTCAACCTCCTCGTCAAGCCGATGGCGCTCTCCGGCGCCGAGGCGCTCGGCTCCATGGGTACCGACACCCCGATCGCCGTGCTGTCCTCGCGGTCGCGGATGCTGTTCGACTACTTCTCGCAGCTGTTCGCGCAGGTCACGAACCCGCCGCTCGACGCCATCCGCGAGGAGGTCGTCACCAGCCTCGGCGGCACCATCGGTCCCGAGCACGACCTGCTGCACCCCACCGCGGAGTCCTGCCGGCAGATCTTCCTGCCGCAGCCGATCCTGCACAACGACGACCTGTCGAAGCTCATTCACGTCAACGACGACGGCGAATTCCCGAACTTCCGCAGCGTCATCGTCCGCGGTCTGTACCCGGTCGCGGAGGGCGGCGCGGGCCTGCGCAAGGCCCTCGACGACGTCCGCTACCAGGTGTCGGAGGCCATTGCCGGCGGTGCGCGCCTCGTCGTCCTGTCCGACCGTGAGTCGAACGAGACGTACGCGCCCATCCCGTCGCTGCTGCTGACGTCGGCCGTGCACCACCACCTGGTGCGTGAGAAGACCCGCACCAAGGTCGGCCTCATCGTCGAGGCCGGCGACGCCCGCGAGGTGCACCACATGGCGCTCCTCATCGGCTTCGGTGCGGCAGCGGTCAACCCGTACATGGCGTTCGAGACCGTCGACGAGGCCGTGCAGAACAACGAACTGCAGGGCGTCAGCCTCGACAAGGCCATCCAGAACTACATCAAGGCCGCGGGCAAGGGTGTGCTCAAGGTGATGTCCAAGATGGGCATCTCCACCCTGGCGTCCTACACCGGCGCTCAGCTGTTCCAGGTCATCGGCCTGTCGCAGGAACTGGTCGACGAGTACTTCACCGGCTTGCAGTCCAGCCTCGGCGGCATCGGTCTCGACCAGATCGCCGCCGATGTCGCGGTGCGCCACTCCAACGCGTACCTGGACCGTCCCGAGGAGCGCGCGCACCGCGAGCTCGAGGTGGGCGGCGAGTACCAGTGGCGTCGCGAGGGCGAGTACCACCTGTTCAACCCGGACACGGTGTTCAAGCTGCAGCACTCCACGCGCACCGGGCAGTACGAGGTGTTCAAGGAGTACACGAAGCTGGTCGACGACCAGTCGGAGCGCCTCGCAGCGTTGCGCGGCCTCTTCGAGTTCAAGAAGGGCGTGCGCGAGCCCGTCCCGCTGGACGAGGTCGAGCCCGCCACCGAGATCGTCAAGCGCTTCTCGACGGGTGCGATGAGCTACGGCTCCATCTCCGCCGAGGCGCACGAGACCCTCGCCATCGCCATGAACCGCCTCGGCGGCCGGTCCAACTCCGGTGAGGGCGGCGAGAGCCCGGCCCGCTTCACCCCGGACGAGAACGGCGACTGGCGGCGGTCCGCGATCAAGCAGGTCGCGTCGGGACGCTTCGGTGTCACGTCGCACTACCTGACCAACTGCACCGACATCCAGATCAAGATGGCGCAGGGAGCGAAGCCCGGTGAGGGCGGCCAGCTGCCGGCGCACAAGGTGTACCCGTGGGTGGCCGAGGTCCGGCACTCCACGCCCGGCGTCGGGCTGATCTCGCCGCCGCCGCACCACGACATCTACTCGATCGAGGATCTCGCGCAGCTGATCCACGACCTGAAGAACGCCAACCCGCAGGCGCGGATCCACGTGAAGCTGGTGTCCGAGGTCGGTGTCGGCACCGTCGCCGCCGGTGTGTCGAAGGCACACGCGGACGTCGTGCTGATCTCCGGTCACGACGGTGGCACCGGTGCCACCCCGCTGACGTCGATGAAGCACGCGGGCGCCCCGTGGGAGCTCGGCCTCGCCGAGACCCAGCAGACGCTGCTGCTCAACGGTCTGCGCGACCGCATCGTCGTGCAGGTCGACGGCCAGCTCAAGACGGGCCGCGACGTCATGGTCGCCGCGCTGCTCGGCGGCGAGGAGTTCGGTTTCGCGACCGCTCCGCTGGTGGTGTCGGGCTGCATCATGATGCGGGTCTGTCACCTCGACACCTGCCCCGTGGGTGTCGCCACGCAGAACCCGGTTCTGCGCAAGCGGTTCAGCGGCAAGCCGGAGTTCGTGGAGAACTTCTTCCTCTTCATCGCCGAAGAGGTGCGAGAGCTCCTCGCCGAGCTCGGCTTCCGCACCCTCGACGAGGCCGTCGGACAGGTCGACGTCCTCGACACCACGAAGGCGCTCGAGCACTGGAAGGGCAGCAAGGCCGGCAACCTCGACCTGTCGCCGATCCTGCACGAGACCGAGTCGGCGTTCATGGACCAGGACCTGTACTGCACAGGCACCCAGGACCACGGCCTCGACAAGGCACTCGACCAGCAGCTGATCGTCCAGAGCCGCAACGCTCTCGACAAGGGCCAGAAGGTCACGTTCGAGTCGCCGATCACCAACGTCAACCGCACGGTCGGCACCATGCTCGGCCATGAGGTGACGAAGGCGTACGGCGGCGAGGGCCTGCCGGACAACACGATCGACATCACGTTCACCGGTTCGGCCGGTAACAGCTTCGGTGCGTTCGTCCCCAAGGGCATGACTCTGCGCCTGCACGGCGATGCCAACGACTTCGTCGGCAAGGGCCTGTCCGGTGGACGCCTCGTGGTGCGTCCGCCGCTGGAGACCGCCCCCGGCTTCATCGCCGAGGACAACATCATCGGCGGCAACGTGATCCTGTTCGGTGCCACGAGCGGTGAGGCTCTGCTCCGCGGTGTCGTCGGCGAGCGATTCGCGGTCCGCAACTCCGGCGCCACCGCGGTGGTGGAGGGAGTCGGCGACCACGGTTGCGAGTACATGACCGGCGGAAAGGTCGTCATCCTCGGTGCGACGGGACGTAACTTCGGCGCCGGCATGTCCGGTGGTGTCGCGTACGTCTACAACCCGGACAAGGTGTTCGAGGACAACCTCAACACGGAACTGGTGGATCTCGAGGACCTGACGGGTGACGACTTCACCTGGCTGAAGTCCGCCATCGAGCGTCACCGCGACGAGACGGGCTCGGAGGTTGCCGCGCGCATCCTGTCCGACTGGTCGCAGCAGGTCAACCATTTCGCGAAGGTGATGCCCCGCGATTACAAGAAGGTGCTCTTGGCCATCGAGGCCGCGAAGAAGGATGGAAAGAACGTGGACGAGGCAGTGATGGAGGCAGCTCGTGGGTGA
- a CDS encoding glutamate synthase subunit beta — MGDPSGFLKHTSRELPVRRPVPLRLLDWNEVYEEFSPDTLKTQASRCMDCGIPFCHNGCPLGNLIPEWNDLVYRDRWHDGIERLHATNNFPEFTGRLCPAPCEASCVLGINQDPVTIKQVEVELIDRAFDEGWVKPVHPTRSTGKKVAVVGSGPAGLAAAQQLTRAGHMVTVFERADRIGGLLRYGIPEFKMEKRHIDRRLDQMNSEGTVFKTGVNVGVDITADALREQFDAVVLAGGATEARDLPIPGRELDGIHQAMEFLPIANRVQLGDLEKPTITAEGKKVVIIGGGDTGADCLGTSHRQGAESVHQFEIMPRPPETRAEHTPWPTYPLMYRVASAHEEGGERLFSVNTERFVGVDGKVTALKAHEVEMKSGRFEKVEGSDFELEADLVLLAMGFVGPEKPGLLTDLGVDLNERGNVARSAKWATNVDGVFVAGDMGRGQSLIVWAIAEGRSAAAAVDAYLEGESALPSPIETTTAPQR; from the coding sequence GTGGGTGATCCAAGCGGCTTCCTGAAGCACACGTCACGCGAACTTCCGGTTCGCCGGCCGGTGCCGTTGCGCCTGCTCGACTGGAACGAGGTCTACGAGGAGTTCTCGCCGGACACCCTGAAGACTCAGGCCAGCCGGTGCATGGACTGCGGTATCCCGTTCTGCCACAACGGGTGTCCGCTGGGGAACCTGATTCCCGAGTGGAACGACCTGGTGTACCGGGACCGGTGGCACGACGGCATCGAGCGTCTGCACGCGACCAACAACTTCCCGGAGTTCACCGGGCGGCTGTGCCCCGCACCCTGTGAGGCGTCGTGCGTCCTGGGCATCAACCAGGACCCCGTCACCATCAAGCAGGTCGAGGTCGAGCTCATCGACCGCGCCTTCGACGAGGGCTGGGTCAAGCCGGTGCACCCGACGCGGTCGACGGGCAAGAAGGTCGCCGTCGTCGGTTCCGGTCCCGCGGGTCTCGCTGCAGCGCAGCAGCTGACGCGCGCCGGGCACATGGTCACCGTGTTCGAGCGGGCCGACCGCATCGGCGGGCTCCTGCGGTACGGCATCCCCGAGTTCAAGATGGAGAAGCGGCACATCGACCGCCGTCTCGACCAGATGAACTCCGAGGGCACCGTCTTCAAGACGGGTGTCAACGTGGGCGTCGACATCACCGCGGACGCACTGCGCGAGCAGTTCGACGCCGTGGTCCTGGCCGGCGGTGCCACCGAGGCCCGCGACCTGCCGATCCCCGGCCGCGAGCTGGACGGCATCCACCAGGCGATGGAGTTCCTGCCGATCGCCAACCGCGTGCAGCTCGGCGACCTGGAGAAGCCCACCATCACCGCGGAAGGCAAGAAGGTCGTCATCATCGGCGGCGGCGACACCGGCGCGGACTGCCTAGGCACCTCGCACCGTCAGGGTGCCGAGAGCGTTCACCAGTTCGAGATCATGCCGAGACCGCCCGAGACCCGCGCCGAGCACACCCCGTGGCCGACGTACCCGCTGATGTATCGGGTCGCGTCCGCGCACGAGGAGGGCGGCGAACGCCTCTTCTCCGTGAACACGGAACGGTTCGTCGGTGTCGACGGCAAGGTGACCGCGCTGAAGGCCCACGAGGTCGAGATGAAGTCGGGTCGCTTCGAGAAGGTGGAGGGTTCGGACTTCGAGCTCGAGGCCGACCTCGTGCTGCTGGCGATGGGCTTCGTCGGACCCGAGAAGCCGGGCCTGCTCACCGATCTCGGCGTCGACCTCAACGAGCGCGGCAACGTCGCCCGCTCCGCGAAGTGGGCCACCAACGTCGACGGCGTCTTCGTGGCCGGCGACATGGGACGTGGTCAGTCGCTGATCGTGTGGGCCATCGCCGAGGGTCGCTCCGCGGCCGCCGCGGTCGATGCGTACCTCGAGGGCGAGTCGGCGCTGCCGTCTCCGATCGAGACCACCACCGCCCCGCAGCGGTAG
- a CDS encoding cutinase family protein, with translation MKRVIAFLTAVAAAAAIPVVSGVVGTSAVANADPCPSLYVVAIPGTWETSTKDNVRPTPGLLSAVTNGLPSSIRTDYVTYAATAFPWESEVYGRSKAQAVSNAKGMLSSMSQQCPDTKLSIIGYSQGADAAGDLAAEIGTGLGVVPADKIAAVGLVSDPRRSPTDALVGPPVAGSGAGGPRIGGFGWVSQNTRTFCAYGDLYCSTPKEDFVTRLAGFLAQTSDPTPTLFGRYQQEALAIWNDILAVGGVPALMAQLDEQSNERRIDELEQFYKSQAHQDYTRYAVDGSGTPATAWLRNWLRDIA, from the coding sequence ATGAAACGGGTTATTGCATTTCTGACCGCAGTGGCTGCTGCGGCAGCCATCCCGGTGGTATCGGGTGTGGTGGGCACGAGCGCAGTAGCGAACGCGGACCCCTGCCCGAGTCTGTACGTGGTCGCGATTCCTGGGACGTGGGAAACGTCCACCAAGGACAATGTCAGGCCGACGCCGGGTCTGTTGTCCGCGGTGACGAACGGTCTGCCGTCGTCGATCCGCACCGACTACGTCACGTACGCCGCCACGGCCTTCCCGTGGGAGTCCGAGGTGTACGGGCGCTCGAAGGCGCAGGCGGTCAGCAATGCCAAGGGCATGCTGTCGTCGATGTCGCAGCAGTGCCCCGACACCAAGCTGTCGATCATCGGTTACAGCCAGGGCGCCGACGCCGCAGGTGATCTCGCTGCGGAGATCGGCACCGGCCTCGGTGTCGTCCCCGCCGACAAGATCGCGGCCGTCGGACTCGTCTCCGATCCGCGGCGGTCGCCGACCGACGCCCTCGTCGGACCTCCCGTCGCCGGCAGCGGCGCCGGTGGTCCCCGCATCGGCGGGTTCGGCTGGGTCAGCCAGAACACTCGGACCTTCTGCGCGTACGGCGACCTGTACTGCTCCACGCCGAAGGAAGACTTCGTGACCAGGCTCGCCGGATTCCTCGCGCAGACGTCGGATCCGACGCCGACGCTGTTCGGCCGCTACCAGCAGGAAGCGCTCGCGATCTGGAACGACATCCTCGCTGTCGGCGGTGTGCCGGCCCTGATGGCTCAGCTGGACGAGCAGTCCAACGAGAGGCGCATCGACGAGTTGGAGCAGTTCTACAAGTCGCAGGCTCACCAGGACTACACCCGCTACGCCGTCGACGGATCGGGCACGCCCGCCACGGCGTGGCTGAGGAACTGGTTGCGCGACATCGCGTGA
- a CDS encoding acyl-CoA thioesterase, which translates to MMSDVTDTSAAVVGYDAFVTVRWSDMDAFQHINHARMVTLLEEARIDWLLSEGSENSSLITSAFIADIHVKYRGQLRHSDSPLRITMWIAKHRAVDFTIGYEVRGARTPITDPPAVTATTQMAVADVDAQRLRRITATEREYLTRWSRT; encoded by the coding sequence ATGATGTCCGACGTGACTGACACCTCTGCCGCCGTCGTCGGCTACGACGCCTTCGTGACCGTCCGGTGGTCCGACATGGACGCCTTCCAGCACATCAACCATGCGCGGATGGTGACGTTGCTCGAGGAGGCCCGGATCGACTGGCTGCTCAGCGAGGGCAGTGAGAACTCGTCGCTCATCACGAGCGCATTCATCGCCGACATCCACGTGAAGTACCGGGGACAGTTGCGGCACTCCGACAGTCCCCTGCGGATCACGATGTGGATCGCGAAACACCGGGCGGTCGACTTCACCATCGGTTACGAGGTGCGGGGTGCGCGTACTCCGATCACCGACCCGCCTGCCGTCACCGCCACCACTCAGATGGCCGTCGCGGATGTCGATGCCCAGCGGCTACGCCGCATCACCGCCACCGAGCGCGAGTACCTGACCCGCTGGTCCCGCACGTGA
- a CDS encoding TetR/AcrR family transcriptional regulator, which yields MTKPQQDAGDGRAARWRGQREKRRSEFVERALVAIDEEGPDVSVATMAVYAEVARTRIYRHFDDSTDLKNAVARRVAAMMLLEYAPVITVDGAPRAILTRAARTHLDWVTEHANLYRYLTSFSPAAGEVRRAISTAVSDMLHPYLDALGAAATATPLANALIGMVESVSAEWIDRPGSTDVGALTEQLAAWAWALVDTTMRSRGAVLDPDSPLPAPDDLRT from the coding sequence ATGACGAAACCCCAGCAAGACGCCGGTGACGGGCGCGCTGCCCGGTGGCGCGGCCAACGCGAGAAGCGGCGCTCGGAGTTCGTCGAACGAGCACTCGTCGCCATCGACGAAGAAGGCCCCGACGTGTCGGTCGCAACGATGGCCGTGTACGCCGAGGTCGCGCGAACCCGCATCTACCGGCACTTCGACGACAGCACCGACCTCAAGAACGCCGTCGCCCGGCGGGTCGCGGCGATGATGCTCCTCGAATACGCGCCCGTGATCACCGTCGACGGCGCACCGCGCGCCATCCTCACCCGCGCCGCCCGCACCCACCTCGACTGGGTCACCGAACACGCCAACCTGTACCGCTACCTGACGTCGTTCTCCCCCGCGGCCGGAGAGGTGCGGCGGGCCATCAGCACCGCGGTCTCCGACATGCTCCACCCCTACCTGGACGCCCTCGGCGCCGCCGCCACCGCGACACCACTGGCCAATGCGCTGATCGGGATGGTCGAGTCGGTGTCCGCCGAGTGGATCGACCGCCCGGGCAGCACCGACGTCGGCGCGTTGACCGAACAGCTGGCCGCGTGGGCGTGGGCGCTGGTCGACACCACGATGCGCAGCCGCGGCGCGGTCCTCGACCCGGACAGTCCCCTACCGGCCCCCGACGACCTCCGCACGTGA
- a CDS encoding SDR family NAD(P)-dependent oxidoreductase — MNLLGEVRGWRSGSRKHHRLRDLDGTLVVITGGGSGIGRETALAFASEGAVVVVADRDLESAQQTSDLINSAQMKGGGAVAIFGGGSHAYQVDVAVEDEVQRFAEQVQAEHGTPDIVVNNAGIGYSGTFTKTPQKDFERVMDVNFWGVVYGSRAFSQQMIDRGTGGHIVNLSSAAAFTPQKRLTAYATSKAAVFMLSDCLRAELVNHGIGVSAICPGLVHTNIVKATDFAGATPEDQAKMRDRADKLYRRRGFTPDRVATQIVRAVKHNRAVVPVTPEAKFGRAISRLAPGSMRLGARFDLG, encoded by the coding sequence ATGAATCTTCTCGGCGAAGTCAGGGGCTGGCGCAGCGGTTCGCGGAAGCATCACCGCCTGCGGGACCTCGACGGCACCCTCGTCGTGATCACCGGCGGTGGCAGCGGGATCGGCCGCGAGACGGCGCTGGCGTTCGCGTCCGAGGGTGCCGTCGTGGTGGTCGCCGACCGCGATCTCGAATCCGCGCAGCAGACCTCCGATCTCATCAACTCCGCCCAGATGAAGGGCGGTGGTGCGGTGGCCATCTTCGGTGGCGGCTCCCACGCCTATCAGGTGGACGTCGCGGTGGAGGACGAGGTGCAGCGCTTCGCGGAGCAGGTGCAGGCCGAGCACGGCACCCCCGACATCGTGGTCAACAACGCCGGGATCGGATACTCGGGCACGTTCACGAAGACCCCGCAGAAGGATTTCGAGCGGGTGATGGACGTGAATTTCTGGGGTGTCGTCTACGGCTCTCGCGCGTTCTCCCAGCAGATGATCGACCGCGGAACCGGTGGGCACATCGTCAACCTGTCGTCCGCCGCGGCCTTCACGCCGCAGAAGCGGCTCACCGCGTACGCGACGAGCAAGGCCGCGGTGTTCATGCTGTCGGACTGTCTCCGTGCGGAATTGGTGAATCACGGCATCGGCGTCAGCGCCATCTGTCCCGGACTTGTCCACACCAACATCGTCAAGGCCACCGACTTCGCCGGAGCCACACCGGAGGACCAGGCGAAGATGCGGGACCGGGCCGACAAGCTCTACCGCAGACGCGGTTTCACCCCTGACCGGGTGGCGACGCAGATCGTGAGGGCCGTCAAGCACAACAGGGCCGTCGTCCCCGTCACGCCCGAGGCCAAGTTCGGGCGGGCGATTAGCCGCCTGGCCCCGGGCAGCATGCGGCTCGGCGCCCGCTTCGACCTCGGCTGA
- a CDS encoding putative quinol monooxygenase — MSDLHVVATIPAKPGSEDTVRGGLSALAAESRKEEGCISYEVFESAAVAGTFVTVEVWTGQEAVDAHMKSPHFQAALGTFGEHLAGAPAIHPLKPVS; from the coding sequence ATGTCCGATCTGCATGTCGTAGCGACCATTCCTGCCAAGCCCGGTTCCGAGGACACCGTCCGCGGCGGACTGTCCGCGCTGGCCGCGGAGAGCCGCAAGGAAGAGGGCTGCATCTCGTACGAGGTGTTCGAATCAGCCGCGGTCGCGGGAACCTTCGTCACCGTCGAGGTGTGGACCGGTCAGGAGGCGGTCGACGCGCACATGAAGTCGCCGCACTTCCAGGCCGCGCTCGGGACGTTCGGTGAGCACCTCGCCGGGGCACCGGCGATCCACCCGCTGAAGCCGGTTTCCTAG
- a CDS encoding dienelactone hydrolase family protein: MTTPLTSITPEGPVRGGVVVIQEAFGVTGHIVDVCRRFADAGYHAVAPHLFHRSGDPVLEYDDMTSAMSLIGELTAAHIDEDVDGAVAALSAASIDPRNTAIVGFCMGGTVAFHTAARLELGAAVSFYGGGVAKGRFGYPSQLDVAGQLRTPWLGLFGDRDKGIPTEDVEELRDAVAHAPVDTEIVRYAEAEHGFHCDDRPAVFNEAAARDGWARTLQWFGAHVDVAAGTD, encoded by the coding sequence GTGACCACACCACTCACCAGCATCACCCCCGAAGGTCCCGTCCGCGGCGGTGTAGTCGTGATCCAGGAGGCGTTCGGCGTCACCGGGCACATCGTCGACGTCTGCCGTCGTTTCGCCGACGCCGGATACCACGCGGTCGCGCCGCACCTGTTCCACCGGAGCGGCGATCCGGTGCTGGAGTACGACGACATGACGTCGGCGATGTCGTTGATCGGTGAGCTCACCGCTGCGCACATCGACGAGGACGTCGACGGGGCCGTCGCGGCTCTGTCGGCGGCCTCGATCGACCCGCGGAACACCGCGATCGTCGGATTCTGCATGGGCGGAACGGTCGCGTTCCACACGGCGGCGCGCCTCGAACTCGGGGCGGCGGTGAGTTTCTACGGCGGTGGCGTCGCGAAGGGACGATTCGGATATCCGTCGCAACTCGACGTCGCCGGGCAGCTCCGAACGCCGTGGCTCGGCCTGTTCGGCGACCGCGACAAGGGGATTCCGACCGAGGATGTCGAGGAGTTGCGTGACGCGGTCGCGCACGCCCCGGTGGACACCGAGATCGTCCGCTACGCCGAGGCCGAACACGGCTTCCACTGCGACGACCGTCCTGCCGTGTTCAACGAGGCGGCCGCCCGGGACGGTTGGGCTCGCACGCTGCAGTGGTTCGGCGCCCACGTCGACGTTGCCGCCGGAACCGACTGA